A stretch of the Cyprinus carpio isolate SPL01 chromosome B4, ASM1834038v1, whole genome shotgun sequence genome encodes the following:
- the LOC109056022 gene encoding mitochondrial 10-formyltetrahydrofolate dehydrogenase-like isoform X2 → MPFCSQFIPMNVIDFPKHGSIIYHPSILPRHRGASAINWTLIEGDKKAGFSIFWADDGLDTGPILLQQECPVEPNDTVDTLYNRFLFPEGIKAMVEAVQLIADGKAPKIPQSEEGASYEGIQKKSNAKVNMAQPAEVIHNWIRGHDKVPGAWVVIDGKPVTLYSSSMLSGSVPAGQPVEVEGASQPGLIAKSGLILFGSDGKALQVKNLQFEDRNMIPASKYFSSDEDASLDLTDDEKEMAEKIRAIWKGILSNVPVIDDTTDFFKSGAASMDVVRLVEEVKQKCGGVQLQNEDVYMATTFQSFIQMFVRRLRGEDQEEELLIDYVTKDVNNMTVKMPHQCFINGNFEDAEDGKTYNTVNPTDGSVICKVSYASVADVDRAVSAAKEAFDNGPWGKMNPRDRGQLLYRLADLMEEHQEELATIETLDSGAVYTLALKTHVGMSIQTFRYFAGWCDKIQGSTIPINQARPNRNLTFTKKEPLGVCAIVIPWNYPLMMLAWKSAACLAAGNTLVLKPAQVTPLTALKFAELTVKAGIPKGVINIVPGSGGLVGQRMSDHPDIRKLGFTGSTPIGKQIMKSCAVSNLKKVSLELGGKSPLIIFSDCDMDKAVRMGMSSVYFNKGENCIAAGRLFVEESIHDEYIRRVVEEIKKMKIGDPLDRSTDHGPQNHKAHLDKLVEYCELGVKEGATLVYGGRQVDRQGFFMEPTVFTDVEDHMFIAKEESFGPVMVVSKFKDGDVDGVLSRANNTEFGLASGVFTRDINKAMYVSERLEAGTVFVNTYNKTDVAAPFGGFKQSGFGKDLGEEALHEYLRTKAVTVEY, encoded by the exons ATGCCCTTCTGCTCCCAGTTCATCCCCATGAATGTGATCGACTTCCCCAAACACGGCTCCATCATTTATCACCCCTCCATCCTGCCTAGACACAGAGGAGCCTCTGCCATTAACTG GACACTAATTGAGGGTGATAAGAAAGCAGGATTTAGTATATTCTGGGCTGATGATGGTTTGGACACCGGCCCTATCCTGCTTCAACAGGAATGTCCAGTAGAGCCCAACGATACAGTGGACACACTTTATAACCGCTTTCTGTTTCCAGAGGGCATTAAGGCTATG GTAGAAGCTGTACAGCTCATTGCAGATGGCAAAGCTCCAAAGATCCCTCAGTCTGAAGAAGGAGCCAGCTATGAGGGAATCCAAAAGAAATCTAATGCTAAG GTGAATATGGCTCAGCCAGCAGAGGTCATCCATAACTGGATCCGTGGTCATGATAAAGTTCCGGGTGCCTGGGTTGTCATTGATGGAAAG CCAGTAACGCTGTACAGCTCATCGATGCTGAGCGGGTCAGTGCCCGCAGGTCAACCAGTCGAGGTGGAAGGGGCGTCTCAGCCTGGACTCATTGCCAAATCTGGGCTTATTCTGTTTGGGTCTGATGGAAAAGCG CTCCAGGTGAAGAACCTGCAGTTTGAGGATAGAAACATGATTCCTGCATCCAAATACTTCTCGTCAGATGAGGACGCCAGTTTGGATCTCACAGACGATGAGAAGGAAATGGCGGAGAAAATCAGg GCGATCTGGAAAGGTATTCTGAGTAATGTTCCAGTTATTGATGACACAACCGATTTCTTCAAGTCTGGAGCTGCTTCCATGGATGTAGTCAG ACTGGTGGAGGAGGTGAAGCAGAAATGCGGAGGAGTTCAGCTTCAGAATGAGGATGTCTACATGGCCACCACCTTCCAGAGCTTCATCCAGATGTTCGTCCGCCGCCTGCGAGGAGAAGACCAGGAGGAGGAGCTGCTCATCGACTACGTGACAAAAGACGTCAATAACATGACAGTGAAGATGCCACATCAGTGTTTCATCAACGGCAACTTCGAAGATGCCGAAGATGGAAAGACATACAACACTGTGAACCCAACAGATGGTTCG GTGATCTGTAAGGTGTCATATGCATCCGTGGCTGATGTGGACAGAGCAGTTAGTGCAGCCAAAGAAGCCTTCGATAACGGACCTTGGGGTAAGATGAACCCTCGTGACCGCGGACAGCTGCTCTACCG TTTGGCTGACCTGATGGAGGAACATCAGGAGGAGTTGGCAACTATTGAGACGCTTGACTCTGGTGCCGTTTATACTCTGGCCTTGAAGACACACGTTGGCATGTCCATTCAGACGTTCAGATACTTTGCTGGCTGGTGTGACAAgatccag GGCTCAACTATACCCATCAATCAGGCCAGACCCAATCGCAACCTCACCTTTACAAAGAAAGAGCCTCTGGG TGTGTGTGCCATAGTGATTCCTTGGAATTACCCACTTATGATGTTGGCATGGAAGAGTGCAGCCTGTCTGGCGGCGGGAAACACACTCGTCTTGAAACCTGCTCAG GTAACTCCACTAACCGCGCTGAAGTTTGCTGAGTTGACAGTCAAAGCTGGCATTCCCAAAGGAGTCATCAACATTGTACCAGGATCAG GTGGTCTTGTTGGGCAGAGGATGTCTGATCACCCTGATATCCGTAAGCTGGGTTTCACAGGTTCTACTCCCATAGGCAAACAAATCATGAAAAG TTGTGCAGTCAGTAACTTGAAGAAGGTTTCTCTGGAGCTGGGCGGTAAATCTCCCCTCATCATCTTCAGCGACTGTGACATGGACAAAGCAGTGAGAATG GGCATGAGCTCGGTGTACTTCAACAAGGGAGAAAACTGCATTGCTGCAGGCCGGCTGTTTGTTGAGGAGTCCATTCATGACGAGTACATCAGGAGAGTG GTTGAGGAAATCAAGAAGATGAAGATTGGAGATCCTTTGGATCGCTCCACAGATCACGGACCTCAGAACCACAAGGCTCACCTGGACAAGCTGGTGGAGTACTGTGAGCTCGGGGTGAAGGAGGGGGCCACGCTGGTGTATGGCGGGAGGCAGGTGGACAGACAAG GCTTTTTTATGGAGCCCACAGTCTTCACAGATGTAGAGGACCACATGTTCATCGCCAAAGAGGAATCCTTTGGCCCTGTTATGGTGGTATCCAAATTCAAAGATGG TGATGTAGATGGAGTTCTGAGCAGAGCCAATAACACAGAGTTCGGCCTGGCCTCCGGAGTCTTCACCCGTGACATCAACAAGGCCATGTACGTGAGCGAGAGACTGGAGGCGGGAACCGTGTTCGTCAACACCTACAACAAAACCGATGTGGCGGCTCCCTTTGGAGGCTTCAAACAGTCCGGGTTTGGGAAAGACCTTG GTGAAGAAGCCCTGCACGAGTACCTGCGGACTAAAGCTGTGACGGTGGAGTATTGA
- the LOC109056022 gene encoding mitochondrial 10-formyltetrahydrofolate dehydrogenase-like isoform X1, protein MLWTANTIIRKFSSSSAYYQNKLKLALIGQSLFGQEVYTNLRKQGHKVVGVFTVPDKDGKADPLAVVAEKDGTPVFKFPRWRVKGKPIPEVVEAYKAVGAELNVMPFCSQFIPMNVIDFPKHGSIIYHPSILPRHRGASAINWTLIEGDKKAGFSIFWADDGLDTGPILLQQECPVEPNDTVDTLYNRFLFPEGIKAMVEAVQLIADGKAPKIPQSEEGASYEGIQKKSNAKVNMAQPAEVIHNWIRGHDKVPGAWVVIDGKPVTLYSSSMLSGSVPAGQPVEVEGASQPGLIAKSGLILFGSDGKALQVKNLQFEDRNMIPASKYFSSDEDASLDLTDDEKEMAEKIRAIWKGILSNVPVIDDTTDFFKSGAASMDVVRLVEEVKQKCGGVQLQNEDVYMATTFQSFIQMFVRRLRGEDQEEELLIDYVTKDVNNMTVKMPHQCFINGNFEDAEDGKTYNTVNPTDGSVICKVSYASVADVDRAVSAAKEAFDNGPWGKMNPRDRGQLLYRLADLMEEHQEELATIETLDSGAVYTLALKTHVGMSIQTFRYFAGWCDKIQGSTIPINQARPNRNLTFTKKEPLGVCAIVIPWNYPLMMLAWKSAACLAAGNTLVLKPAQVTPLTALKFAELTVKAGIPKGVINIVPGSGGLVGQRMSDHPDIRKLGFTGSTPIGKQIMKSCAVSNLKKVSLELGGKSPLIIFSDCDMDKAVRMGMSSVYFNKGENCIAAGRLFVEESIHDEYIRRVVEEIKKMKIGDPLDRSTDHGPQNHKAHLDKLVEYCELGVKEGATLVYGGRQVDRQGFFMEPTVFTDVEDHMFIAKEESFGPVMVVSKFKDGDVDGVLSRANNTEFGLASGVFTRDINKAMYVSERLEAGTVFVNTYNKTDVAAPFGGFKQSGFGKDLGEEALHEYLRTKAVTVEY, encoded by the exons ATGTTGTGGACGGCGAACACGATCATAAGGAAATTCTCCTCGAGCTCT GCTTACTACCAAAATAAGCTGAAGCTGGCCCTGATTGGCCAGAGCTTGTTTGGACAGGAAGTGTACACAAACCTCCGCAAGCAGGGCCATAAAGTGGTGGGTGTATTCACAGTTCCTGATAAGGACGGCAAGGCGGACCCCCTGG CGGTGGTGGCGGAGAAGGATGGGACGCCGGTGTTTAAGTTCCCACGGTGGCGTGTGAAGGGTAAGCCTATCCCAGAGGTGGTGGAGGCATACAAAGCGGTGGGCGCCGAGCTGAACGTCATGCCCTTCTGCTCCCAGTTCATCCCCATGAATGTGATCGACTTCCCCAAACACGGCTCCATCATTTATCACCCCTCCATCCTGCCTAGACACAGAGGAGCCTCTGCCATTAACTG GACACTAATTGAGGGTGATAAGAAAGCAGGATTTAGTATATTCTGGGCTGATGATGGTTTGGACACCGGCCCTATCCTGCTTCAACAGGAATGTCCAGTAGAGCCCAACGATACAGTGGACACACTTTATAACCGCTTTCTGTTTCCAGAGGGCATTAAGGCTATG GTAGAAGCTGTACAGCTCATTGCAGATGGCAAAGCTCCAAAGATCCCTCAGTCTGAAGAAGGAGCCAGCTATGAGGGAATCCAAAAGAAATCTAATGCTAAG GTGAATATGGCTCAGCCAGCAGAGGTCATCCATAACTGGATCCGTGGTCATGATAAAGTTCCGGGTGCCTGGGTTGTCATTGATGGAAAG CCAGTAACGCTGTACAGCTCATCGATGCTGAGCGGGTCAGTGCCCGCAGGTCAACCAGTCGAGGTGGAAGGGGCGTCTCAGCCTGGACTCATTGCCAAATCTGGGCTTATTCTGTTTGGGTCTGATGGAAAAGCG CTCCAGGTGAAGAACCTGCAGTTTGAGGATAGAAACATGATTCCTGCATCCAAATACTTCTCGTCAGATGAGGACGCCAGTTTGGATCTCACAGACGATGAGAAGGAAATGGCGGAGAAAATCAGg GCGATCTGGAAAGGTATTCTGAGTAATGTTCCAGTTATTGATGACACAACCGATTTCTTCAAGTCTGGAGCTGCTTCCATGGATGTAGTCAG ACTGGTGGAGGAGGTGAAGCAGAAATGCGGAGGAGTTCAGCTTCAGAATGAGGATGTCTACATGGCCACCACCTTCCAGAGCTTCATCCAGATGTTCGTCCGCCGCCTGCGAGGAGAAGACCAGGAGGAGGAGCTGCTCATCGACTACGTGACAAAAGACGTCAATAACATGACAGTGAAGATGCCACATCAGTGTTTCATCAACGGCAACTTCGAAGATGCCGAAGATGGAAAGACATACAACACTGTGAACCCAACAGATGGTTCG GTGATCTGTAAGGTGTCATATGCATCCGTGGCTGATGTGGACAGAGCAGTTAGTGCAGCCAAAGAAGCCTTCGATAACGGACCTTGGGGTAAGATGAACCCTCGTGACCGCGGACAGCTGCTCTACCG TTTGGCTGACCTGATGGAGGAACATCAGGAGGAGTTGGCAACTATTGAGACGCTTGACTCTGGTGCCGTTTATACTCTGGCCTTGAAGACACACGTTGGCATGTCCATTCAGACGTTCAGATACTTTGCTGGCTGGTGTGACAAgatccag GGCTCAACTATACCCATCAATCAGGCCAGACCCAATCGCAACCTCACCTTTACAAAGAAAGAGCCTCTGGG TGTGTGTGCCATAGTGATTCCTTGGAATTACCCACTTATGATGTTGGCATGGAAGAGTGCAGCCTGTCTGGCGGCGGGAAACACACTCGTCTTGAAACCTGCTCAG GTAACTCCACTAACCGCGCTGAAGTTTGCTGAGTTGACAGTCAAAGCTGGCATTCCCAAAGGAGTCATCAACATTGTACCAGGATCAG GTGGTCTTGTTGGGCAGAGGATGTCTGATCACCCTGATATCCGTAAGCTGGGTTTCACAGGTTCTACTCCCATAGGCAAACAAATCATGAAAAG TTGTGCAGTCAGTAACTTGAAGAAGGTTTCTCTGGAGCTGGGCGGTAAATCTCCCCTCATCATCTTCAGCGACTGTGACATGGACAAAGCAGTGAGAATG GGCATGAGCTCGGTGTACTTCAACAAGGGAGAAAACTGCATTGCTGCAGGCCGGCTGTTTGTTGAGGAGTCCATTCATGACGAGTACATCAGGAGAGTG GTTGAGGAAATCAAGAAGATGAAGATTGGAGATCCTTTGGATCGCTCCACAGATCACGGACCTCAGAACCACAAGGCTCACCTGGACAAGCTGGTGGAGTACTGTGAGCTCGGGGTGAAGGAGGGGGCCACGCTGGTGTATGGCGGGAGGCAGGTGGACAGACAAG GCTTTTTTATGGAGCCCACAGTCTTCACAGATGTAGAGGACCACATGTTCATCGCCAAAGAGGAATCCTTTGGCCCTGTTATGGTGGTATCCAAATTCAAAGATGG TGATGTAGATGGAGTTCTGAGCAGAGCCAATAACACAGAGTTCGGCCTGGCCTCCGGAGTCTTCACCCGTGACATCAACAAGGCCATGTACGTGAGCGAGAGACTGGAGGCGGGAACCGTGTTCGTCAACACCTACAACAAAACCGATGTGGCGGCTCCCTTTGGAGGCTTCAAACAGTCCGGGTTTGGGAAAGACCTTG GTGAAGAAGCCCTGCACGAGTACCTGCGGACTAAAGCTGTGACGGTGGAGTATTGA